From Kineosporia succinea, the proteins below share one genomic window:
- a CDS encoding response regulator transcription factor, with protein sequence MRVLVVDDEARFAEGIRRGLVAEGFSVDVAENGIDGLWRAREVRYDAILLDVMMPGLGGFDVCRTLREEENWTPILVLTALDGSSDQVEGLDTGADDYVVKPVEFPVLVARLRALVRRGRPERPTVLTVGTLVVDPASREVRRGRTPITLTSREFAVLAFLARRAGTVMSKLDILGGVWDDDFEGDPNIVEVYIAHLRAKIDRPFGVDTVVTVRGAGYRLVADV encoded by the coding sequence GTGCGAGTCCTGGTGGTTGACGACGAGGCGCGGTTCGCCGAAGGCATCCGCCGGGGGCTGGTGGCCGAGGGATTCTCGGTAGACGTGGCCGAGAACGGGATCGACGGGCTCTGGCGCGCCCGCGAGGTGCGGTACGACGCGATCCTTCTCGACGTGATGATGCCGGGGCTGGGCGGGTTCGACGTGTGCCGCACCCTGCGCGAGGAGGAGAACTGGACCCCGATCCTCGTGCTCACGGCCCTGGACGGGTCGTCCGACCAGGTCGAGGGGCTCGACACGGGCGCGGACGACTACGTGGTCAAACCGGTCGAGTTCCCCGTGCTGGTGGCCCGGTTGAGGGCGCTGGTGCGGCGGGGCCGACCCGAACGTCCCACGGTTCTGACCGTCGGGACCCTGGTGGTCGACCCGGCCTCGCGGGAGGTGCGGCGCGGCCGGACGCCGATCACGCTGACCAGCCGGGAGTTCGCGGTGCTGGCCTTCCTGGCCCGGCGCGCGGGCACGGTGATGTCGAAGCTCGACATCCTGGGCGGCGTCTGGGACGACGACTTCGAGGGTGACCCGAACATCGTCGAGGTCTACATCGCCCATCTGCGCGCGAAGATCGACCGCCCGTTCGGGGTGGACACGGTCGTGACCGTGCGCGGCGCCGGGTACCGCCTGGTCGCCGATGTCTAG
- a CDS encoding ATP-binding protein: protein MSSRWTLRVRITTITTFIVLVVLLLGAAGFVLLLRSQVTRAQSTTARQQSTQIARETQAAGALPPFEADEVIIQLQRDGQVMTVADDDFAEVPPLPVSAQPRIVKLLGERWAVRSSPVTLGGTKQYVVVARSLEGVDDATRSAGLLLGAGVPAVSLFVAALTWSVVGRSLRPVERIRSDVEKIGDDPSGRVLPPPGRDEVARLAETMNRMLERLEKARVVQQRFVSDASHELRSPVAAIRQHAQVALMHPDATTLSGLAEVVDTEAARLEELVSGLLLLARVDERRSVNRQEIDLDDLVLSEGTRLRALGVKVDATGVGPARVVADIALMTRAVRNAADNARRHARSAVAFSLHDDGTQAVLRVDDDGPGVPVEDRERVFRRFVRLDDARTRDKGGAGLGLAIIAEAARDAGGSARLDDSPLGGARLEMRLPT from the coding sequence ATGTCTAGCCGCTGGACCCTGCGCGTCCGCATCACCACGATCACGACGTTCATCGTCCTGGTCGTCCTGCTGCTCGGCGCGGCCGGTTTCGTCCTCCTGCTGCGCTCGCAGGTGACCCGCGCGCAGTCCACGACCGCGCGTCAGCAATCCACCCAGATCGCCCGCGAGACCCAGGCCGCCGGAGCCCTGCCGCCGTTCGAGGCCGACGAGGTGATCATCCAGCTGCAGCGCGACGGGCAGGTGATGACGGTCGCCGACGACGACTTCGCCGAGGTCCCGCCCCTGCCCGTCAGCGCGCAGCCCCGCATCGTGAAGCTGCTCGGCGAACGCTGGGCCGTGCGGTCGAGCCCGGTGACGCTCGGGGGGACGAAGCAGTACGTGGTGGTGGCCCGCTCACTGGAGGGGGTGGACGACGCGACCCGCTCGGCCGGGCTGCTGCTGGGGGCCGGGGTGCCCGCGGTGAGTCTGTTCGTGGCCGCGCTGACCTGGTCGGTGGTCGGGCGTTCGCTGCGGCCGGTGGAGCGGATCCGCTCGGACGTGGAGAAGATCGGCGACGACCCCTCGGGCCGGGTGCTGCCCCCGCCGGGCCGGGACGAGGTGGCGCGGCTGGCCGAGACGATGAACCGGATGCTGGAGCGCCTGGAGAAGGCGCGGGTGGTGCAGCAGCGTTTCGTCTCGGACGCCTCGCACGAACTGCGCTCGCCGGTGGCCGCGATCCGGCAGCACGCGCAGGTGGCGCTGATGCATCCGGACGCGACGACGCTGAGCGGGCTGGCCGAGGTCGTCGACACCGAGGCGGCGCGGTTGGAGGAGCTGGTCAGCGGCCTGCTGCTGCTGGCCCGGGTGGACGAGCGGCGTTCGGTGAACCGCCAGGAGATCGATCTGGACGATCTGGTGCTCAGCGAGGGGACGCGGCTGCGGGCGCTGGGTGTGAAGGTGGACGCCACCGGGGTGGGGCCGGCGCGGGTGGTCGCGGACATCGCCCTGATGACGCGGGCGGTGCGGAACGCGGCCGACAACGCGCGGCGCCACGCCCGCTCGGCGGTGGCCTTCTCGCTGCACGACGACGGCACGCAGGCGGTGCTGCGCGTGGACGACGACGGCCCGGGTGTGCCGGTGGAGGACCGCGAGCGCGTGTTCCGGCGCTTCGTGCGGCTCGACGACGCCCGTACCCGCGACAAGGGCGGTGCCGGGCTGGGTCTGGCGATCATCGCCGAGGCGGCGCGGGACGCGGGTGGCTCGGCCCGGCTGGACGACTCACCCCTGGGTGGGGCCCGGCTGGAGATGCGGCTGCCGACGTAG
- a CDS encoding GNAT family N-acetyltransferase, which translates to MSDVTHLLDNPSWASLTGAHAALAIGTGRARRYPADISPISAIADYDDPAAWADLAELVGPGRSAFFPGPADLAERLPDGWTISMSIPGIQMVSTQALVSAPEPEAVRLGADDVDDMLDLVARTEPGPFERRTVELGTYLGIRREGKLVAMAGERLHPPGHTEISAVCTDAAHRGQGLAGRLIRAVAHAIRERGDVPMLHTGASNTTAIRLYEYLGFEVRWRPTFTVVVAPPA; encoded by the coding sequence ATGAGTGACGTGACCCATCTTCTCGACAACCCCAGCTGGGCGTCCCTCACCGGTGCCCACGCCGCCCTCGCGATCGGCACCGGGCGGGCCCGGCGCTATCCGGCCGACATCTCGCCGATCAGTGCCATCGCCGACTACGACGATCCGGCGGCCTGGGCCGATCTGGCCGAGCTGGTCGGGCCGGGGCGGTCCGCGTTCTTCCCGGGGCCGGCCGACCTGGCCGAGCGGCTGCCGGACGGCTGGACGATCTCGATGAGCATCCCGGGCATCCAGATGGTCTCGACCCAGGCACTGGTCAGCGCCCCCGAGCCGGAAGCGGTCAGACTGGGCGCGGACGACGTCGACGACATGCTCGACCTGGTCGCCCGCACCGAGCCCGGGCCGTTCGAGCGCCGCACCGTGGAACTCGGCACGTACCTGGGAATCCGGCGCGAGGGCAAGCTCGTGGCCATGGCCGGCGAGCGCCTGCACCCGCCCGGCCACACCGAGATCAGCGCCGTCTGCACGGATGCCGCGCACCGGGGTCAGGGGCTGGCCGGGCGGTTGATCCGGGCGGTCGCCCACGCCATTCGCGAACGCGGTGACGTACCCATGCTGCACACCGGCGCCTCCAACACCACCGCGATCCGGCTGTACGAGTACCTGGGTTTCGAGGTCCGGTGGCGGCCGACGTTCACCGTGGTCGTGGCACCGCCCGCATGA
- a CDS encoding LCP family protein, giving the protein MGPSERRARSRPIDAPRPVRHSRARRTTGLGKVVLGTVVVLVSGTLGGGAYVYQHLNGNIASSALFSGTTGSAGVRKADEQGRFPINVLVIGTDSRSSEENCKLGGACDNAVGNADVQLLVHVSADRSNITAMSIPRDTMTDMPGCKDATTGATSEAHYGQINSSLSYGPGCSVAAVHQLTGVTIDHFVMVDFAGVIAMSDATGGVQVCVSADIYDTYSHLKLSEGKHTLKGEGALQFVRTRHGFGDGSDLGRTYGQHAFLSAAIQSLKDKGTLLNPTKLYGVADAATKALTVDEGLNSIPKLVDLATEFNKVDTDRITFTTMQTAADPNNSNRVVPAEAAQKLFSTIAADESLSKDPATATATPSAAATTASAGVATDFTVKVQNHGGVDGRAGSITQVLTEAGYDRAVTDASAGDLETRTAVLYAQGQVDQARQLAADLKIPSSLLRQSTDVDDVTLAIGKDWSEGDTYPRTTAKTRKEALADSHASTAKNSGCVPVSTYRTVKYNGVPMTPSQAYAAATTKKDSDSD; this is encoded by the coding sequence GTGGGACCCAGTGAGCGCCGTGCCCGGAGCCGGCCGATCGACGCACCGAGACCGGTCCGTCACTCCCGGGCACGCAGGACCACCGGCCTCGGCAAGGTGGTGCTCGGCACGGTGGTGGTGCTCGTCAGCGGCACGCTCGGCGGCGGTGCGTACGTCTACCAGCACCTGAACGGCAACATCGCCTCGTCGGCGCTGTTCAGCGGCACGACCGGCAGCGCCGGGGTGCGCAAGGCCGACGAGCAGGGCCGCTTCCCGATCAACGTGCTGGTGATCGGCACCGACTCGCGCTCGTCGGAGGAGAACTGCAAGCTGGGCGGCGCCTGTGACAACGCCGTCGGCAACGCGGACGTCCAGCTGCTGGTGCACGTGTCGGCCGACCGCTCGAACATCACCGCGATGAGCATCCCGCGCGACACGATGACCGACATGCCCGGCTGCAAGGACGCCACGACCGGCGCGACCAGCGAGGCCCACTACGGCCAGATCAACTCCAGCCTCAGCTACGGCCCGGGCTGCTCGGTGGCGGCCGTGCACCAGCTCACCGGCGTCACGATCGACCACTTCGTCATGGTCGACTTCGCCGGGGTCATCGCGATGTCCGACGCCACCGGCGGTGTGCAGGTGTGCGTCAGCGCCGACATCTACGACACGTACTCGCACCTGAAGCTCTCCGAGGGCAAGCACACGCTCAAGGGTGAGGGCGCCCTGCAGTTCGTGCGCACGCGGCACGGTTTCGGCGACGGCAGCGATCTGGGACGCACGTACGGCCAGCACGCGTTCCTCTCGGCGGCCATCCAGTCGCTCAAGGACAAGGGCACCCTGCTGAACCCGACCAAGCTCTACGGCGTGGCCGACGCCGCGACCAAGGCCCTGACCGTGGACGAGGGCCTGAACAGCATCCCCAAGCTCGTCGACCTCGCCACCGAGTTCAACAAGGTCGACACCGACCGCATCACCTTCACCACGATGCAGACCGCGGCCGACCCGAACAACTCCAACCGCGTGGTGCCGGCCGAGGCCGCGCAGAAGCTGTTCTCCACGATCGCCGCCGACGAGTCACTGTCGAAGGACCCGGCCACCGCGACGGCCACCCCGTCCGCGGCCGCGACCACCGCGTCCGCCGGCGTGGCCACCGACTTCACGGTGAAGGTCCAGAACCACGGCGGCGTGGACGGCCGGGCCGGCTCGATCACCCAGGTCCTGACCGAGGCGGGCTACGACCGGGCGGTGACCGACGCGTCCGCCGGTGACCTGGAGACCCGCACCGCCGTGCTCTACGCCCAGGGCCAGGTCGACCAGGCGCGGCAGCTGGCCGCCGACCTGAAGATCCCCTCCTCGCTGCTGCGGCAGAGCACCGACGTCGACGACGTCACGCTGGCGATCGGCAAGGACTGGTCCGAGGGCGACACCTACCCCCGGACCACCGCCAAGACCCGCAAGGAGGCGCTGGCCGACTCGCACGCCTCCACGGCCAAGAACTCCGGGTGCGTGCCGGTGAGCACCTACAGGACGGTGAAGTACAACGGTGTGCCGATGACCCCCAGCCAGGCGTACGCGGCGGCGACGACCAAGAAGGACTCGGACTCCGACTAG
- the metE gene encoding 5-methyltetrahydropteroyltriglutamate--homocysteine S-methyltransferase, giving the protein MTSSSFRGSPLPATLLGHPRIGRNRATKKAIEAYWRGELSAENLRRTVVDERRAVFETLKSAGLTEVPSNDFSLYDQVLDTLVMVGAVPARHRDLGLDDLDTYFAMARGTADVAPLEMTKWFDTNYHYLVPELGPDTEFTLDAAKPLQEYRQARTLGLDARPVLVGPLTFLRLAKAAPGVAGGFDPVSLVDRLLPVYEQALAELAAAGVNWVQLDEPVLVQDQPPAVLAAARTALQRLGEATNRPKILVATYFGLVREALPILREAPVEGIALDLSGDWAEANLHELAAVGGLPGKRLVAGVIDGRNVWAADLRAQLARLATLHALADEIVVAPSCSLLHVPLDVSLETGLDHDVRRWFAFARQKIDEVATLARGITAGTATIEAELRDNDEVLAHRAASPITHDPAVRERVRATTGDDEHRATPYADRAPRQAERLGLPNLPTTTIGSFPQTPALRSARARFRRGDLDRAWYTARMRAEVDHVIRLQETLGLDVLVHGEPERNDMVQYFAEQLTGFVTTQHGWVQSYGTRYVRPPVVVGDVSRPAPMTVEWTSYAQSLTPKPVKGMLTGPVTMLCWSFVRDDQPLEQTARQVALALRDEVTDLENAGTAVIQVDEPALREGLPLRAAERPEYLRWATAAFRLATGGVRDDTQVHTHMCYAEFGEILSAVIDLDTDVISLEGARSHLSIAADLSGAGYPSGVGPGVYDIHSPRVPDRAELTGMLRRALEHVPAGRLWVNPDCGLKTRDEAEVKASLANLVAAAESLR; this is encoded by the coding sequence GTGACCAGCAGCAGTTTCCGTGGCAGTCCCCTGCCCGCAACCCTTCTCGGCCATCCCCGGATCGGTCGCAACCGCGCGACGAAGAAGGCGATCGAGGCCTACTGGCGCGGCGAGCTGAGCGCCGAGAACCTTCGTCGCACCGTCGTCGACGAGCGCCGCGCGGTGTTCGAGACCCTGAAGTCGGCCGGGCTCACCGAGGTTCCCAGCAACGACTTCTCGCTCTACGACCAGGTGCTCGACACCCTCGTCATGGTCGGCGCCGTGCCCGCCCGGCACCGCGATCTGGGCCTGGACGACCTGGACACCTACTTCGCCATGGCCCGGGGCACCGCCGACGTGGCGCCGCTCGAGATGACCAAGTGGTTCGACACCAACTACCACTACCTGGTGCCCGAACTCGGCCCGGACACCGAGTTCACCCTCGATGCGGCCAAACCGCTGCAGGAGTACCGCCAGGCCCGCACGCTCGGGCTGGACGCGCGGCCGGTGCTCGTCGGGCCGCTCACGTTCCTGCGCCTGGCCAAGGCCGCGCCCGGGGTGGCCGGGGGCTTCGACCCGGTCTCGCTCGTCGACCGTCTGCTGCCCGTGTACGAGCAGGCCCTGGCCGAGCTGGCCGCCGCCGGGGTGAACTGGGTGCAGCTCGACGAACCGGTTCTGGTGCAGGACCAGCCGCCGGCGGTGCTGGCGGCCGCCCGCACCGCGTTGCAGCGTCTCGGGGAGGCCACGAACCGCCCCAAGATCCTGGTGGCCACCTACTTCGGGCTGGTGCGCGAGGCCCTGCCGATCCTGCGCGAGGCGCCCGTCGAGGGCATCGCCCTCGACCTGTCCGGGGACTGGGCCGAGGCGAACCTGCACGAACTCGCCGCCGTGGGTGGGCTTCCCGGCAAGCGGCTGGTCGCCGGGGTGATCGACGGCCGCAACGTCTGGGCCGCCGACCTGCGCGCCCAGCTGGCCCGGCTGGCCACGCTGCACGCCCTGGCCGACGAGATCGTGGTCGCGCCGTCCTGCTCGCTCCTGCACGTGCCGCTCGACGTGAGCCTGGAGACCGGGCTCGACCACGACGTCCGCCGCTGGTTCGCCTTCGCCCGCCAGAAGATCGACGAGGTGGCCACCCTGGCCCGGGGCATCACCGCCGGGACGGCCACCATCGAGGCCGAACTGCGGGACAACGACGAGGTTCTCGCCCACCGGGCGGCCTCACCCATCACCCACGACCCGGCCGTGCGCGAAAGGGTCAGGGCCACGACGGGGGACGACGAACACCGGGCCACGCCCTACGCCGACCGGGCGCCGCGGCAGGCCGAGCGCCTCGGGCTGCCGAACCTGCCGACGACCACGATCGGCTCGTTCCCGCAGACGCCGGCGCTGCGCTCGGCGCGGGCCCGGTTCCGCCGCGGTGACCTCGACCGGGCCTGGTACACCGCGCGGATGCGGGCCGAGGTGGATCACGTCATCCGCCTGCAGGAGACCCTCGGCCTGGACGTGCTCGTGCACGGCGAGCCCGAACGCAACGACATGGTGCAGTATTTCGCCGAGCAGCTCACCGGTTTCGTGACCACGCAGCACGGCTGGGTGCAGTCGTACGGAACCCGCTACGTGCGTCCGCCGGTCGTCGTCGGTGACGTCTCGCGGCCCGCCCCGATGACGGTGGAGTGGACGTCGTACGCCCAGTCGCTCACGCCGAAGCCGGTCAAGGGCATGCTCACCGGCCCGGTGACGATGCTGTGCTGGTCGTTCGTGCGGGACGACCAGCCGCTGGAGCAGACCGCCCGGCAGGTCGCGCTGGCCCTGCGCGACGAGGTGACCGATCTCGAGAACGCCGGTACCGCGGTGATTCAGGTCGACGAGCCCGCGCTGCGCGAGGGGCTGCCGCTACGGGCGGCCGAGCGGCCGGAGTACCTGCGCTGGGCCACGGCCGCGTTCCGGCTGGCGACCGGCGGGGTACGCGACGACACCCAGGTGCACACCCACATGTGCTACGCCGAGTTCGGCGAGATCCTCTCCGCCGTCATCGATCTCGACACCGACGTGATCAGCCTGGAGGGTGCCCGCTCGCACCTGTCGATCGCGGCCGACCTGTCCGGGGCCGGGTATCCCTCGGGGGTCGGGCCGGGTGTCTACGACATCCACTCCCCCCGGGTGCCGGACCGCGCCGAGCTCACCGGGATGCTGCGCCGGGCGCTGGAGCACGTTCCGGCCGGGCGCCTGTGGGTGAACCCGGACTGCGGGCTGAAGACGCGCGACGAGGCGGAGGTGAAGGCGTCGCTGGCCAACCTGGTCGCCGCGGCGGAGAGCCTGCGGTGA
- a CDS encoding ABC transporter substrate-binding protein, translated as MNRPKRTTAVLVAVVLAAGLAACSDSRDGQIQPGDASPIGPVAVSAAPEAEFPVTFEGRYGDVTVKQQPRRVVALGRGDADALLALGVTPIAMTAWEELGNLGTGPWAEDRLESRPTLIPSPQMDADYDQVAEVAKLRPDLIVETGLHDDSERYQGLSKIAPVIAAPRGAGEFYVPTMAEQTLTVARVLGIPQQGQKLLDDLEATRASTVRDHPEFKGAIVSVGQRIETTWFGQIFAIDRLKFFLDLGFRPNPAFQDLASTADTDLGYEPDQVEVPARNLKVFDADLVVVDETNARRPVLEDKNFLAVPAVRDGHVITLSPDPEKPYLQALDRPSVLSQTWLLETLVPEVDGKLG; from the coding sequence ATGAATCGCCCGAAACGGACGACGGCCGTGCTCGTCGCCGTCGTGCTGGCCGCCGGGCTGGCCGCCTGCTCGGACAGCCGCGACGGCCAGATCCAGCCCGGTGACGCCTCGCCCATCGGCCCGGTCGCGGTCTCGGCGGCCCCCGAAGCCGAGTTCCCGGTGACGTTCGAGGGCCGGTACGGCGACGTCACCGTGAAGCAGCAGCCCCGGCGGGTCGTCGCGCTCGGCCGCGGCGACGCCGACGCCCTGCTGGCCCTCGGGGTCACGCCGATCGCGATGACGGCCTGGGAGGAGCTCGGGAACCTGGGCACCGGGCCCTGGGCCGAGGACCGCCTCGAGTCCCGGCCCACGCTCATCCCCAGCCCGCAGATGGACGCCGACTACGACCAGGTCGCCGAGGTCGCCAAGCTCAGGCCCGACCTGATCGTCGAGACCGGGCTGCACGACGATTCCGAGCGCTACCAGGGCCTGTCGAAGATCGCGCCGGTCATCGCCGCCCCCAGGGGCGCGGGCGAGTTCTACGTCCCGACCATGGCCGAGCAGACCCTCACGGTCGCCCGCGTGCTCGGGATCCCCCAGCAGGGGCAGAAGCTGCTCGACGACCTCGAGGCGACCCGCGCGTCCACCGTGCGGGACCACCCGGAGTTCAAGGGCGCCATCGTCTCGGTCGGTCAGCGCATCGAGACCACCTGGTTCGGGCAGATCTTCGCGATCGACCGGCTGAAGTTCTTCCTCGACCTGGGGTTCCGGCCCAACCCGGCCTTCCAGGACCTGGCCAGCACCGCCGACACCGATCTGGGCTACGAGCCCGACCAGGTCGAGGTGCCGGCCCGGAACCTGAAGGTCTTCGACGCCGATCTGGTCGTGGTGGACGAGACCAACGCCCGGCGGCCCGTTCTGGAGGACAAGAACTTCCTGGCCGTGCCCGCCGTGCGCGACGGCCACGTGATCACGCTGTCCCCGGACCCCGAGAAGCCCTACCTGCAGGCCCTCGACCGGCCCAGCGTGCTCTCACAGACCTGGCTGCTCGAGACGCTGGTGCCGGAAGTGGACGGCAAGCTCGGCTGA
- the mptB gene encoding polyprenol phosphomannose-dependent alpha 1,6 mannosyltransferase MptB, whose translation MTQVTSLRESLAPVAGVLRTMLLELGYETTAVHDTTRREAPVRRWLVMAATGCAATTVLTLATSGLLPGPTLTTAVSVVAMGLLVLAWLGLGRDLQHLTTRRLYAITAAWSVPLLAARPLFSNDVWSYVAQGLTAARGLDPYRLGPAQALDPSSEVVGHVSHYWLDTPAPYGPAWMLLSRLAGLVAGENLVLSVVLYRLLVVAGVVLIAWSLPFLARRSGTAAGTALWLGLANPLVLWHLVAGVHNDALMLGLMLAGMRLVLTGLETRPAHGRLAAGAGMITLAASVKIVAAAALLGLCLVAVRRCARPVPAIALMVSVFAAVTVILSALTGFGWVTAPFTATTSVYSWMSPTTLTGLLVGFFHSGLTASAVSAANLLGLIIATPVVIRLLLGLRDGMDPVRGIGLLFVVTLLASPVVQPWYLLWALLPLAASAAGDRAARPLVIFSAVTAMVLPPFVTGGVSLGIGYAAAVLALGAGLWMLRRTGRLLVLQTA comes from the coding sequence GTGACCCAGGTCACATCGCTTCGGGAATCCCTGGCGCCGGTGGCCGGCGTCTTGAGAACCATGCTGCTCGAACTCGGGTACGAGACCACTGCCGTCCACGACACCACCCGCCGCGAGGCGCCGGTGCGCCGCTGGCTCGTCATGGCTGCGACCGGTTGTGCCGCAACAACTGTGCTGACGCTCGCCACCTCCGGCCTGCTGCCCGGCCCGACCCTGACGACGGCCGTGAGCGTCGTCGCGATGGGCCTGCTGGTGCTGGCCTGGCTGGGCCTGGGCCGCGACCTCCAGCACCTGACAACCCGCCGTCTGTACGCGATCACGGCCGCCTGGTCGGTTCCGCTGCTCGCCGCGCGACCGCTGTTCAGCAACGACGTGTGGAGTTACGTCGCGCAGGGCCTGACCGCGGCGCGGGGCCTGGACCCCTACCGCCTCGGCCCGGCGCAGGCGCTGGACCCCTCGTCCGAGGTGGTCGGGCACGTGAGTCACTACTGGCTCGACACCCCGGCGCCCTACGGCCCGGCCTGGATGCTGCTCTCGCGGCTGGCCGGGCTGGTCGCGGGCGAGAACCTGGTGCTGAGCGTGGTGCTGTACCGGCTGCTGGTGGTGGCCGGGGTCGTGCTGATCGCCTGGTCGCTGCCCTTCCTGGCGCGGCGCTCGGGAACCGCTGCGGGAACGGCCCTCTGGCTGGGCCTGGCCAACCCGCTCGTGCTGTGGCACCTCGTCGCCGGCGTGCACAACGACGCGCTGATGCTGGGTCTCATGCTGGCCGGAATGCGCCTGGTGCTCACCGGTCTCGAAACCCGGCCCGCCCACGGCCGTCTGGCCGCCGGGGCCGGGATGATCACGCTCGCCGCCTCGGTCAAGATCGTCGCCGCCGCCGCCCTGCTGGGCCTGTGCCTGGTGGCCGTGCGCCGCTGCGCCCGGCCGGTGCCCGCGATCGCGCTGATGGTCTCGGTGTTCGCGGCCGTCACCGTGATCCTCTCGGCCCTGACCGGTTTCGGCTGGGTGACGGCCCCGTTCACCGCGACCACGTCGGTCTACAGCTGGATGTCGCCCACCACCCTGACCGGCCTGCTCGTGGGCTTCTTCCACTCCGGGCTCACCGCCTCGGCGGTCTCCGCGGCCAACCTGCTCGGCCTGATCATCGCCACACCGGTCGTGATCCGGCTCCTGCTGGGCCTGCGGGACGGGATGGACCCGGTGCGCGGCATCGGCCTGCTGTTCGTCGTCACGCTGCTGGCCAGCCCGGTGGTGCAGCCCTGGTACCTGCTGTGGGCGCTGCTGCCGCTGGCCGCGAGCGCCGCCGGTGACCGGGCCGCGCGTCCGCTGGTGATCTTCAGCGCGGTGACGGCGATGGTGCTGCCGCCGTTCGTGACCGGGGGCGTGAGCCTGGGGATCGGTTACGCCGCAGCGGTGCTCGCGCTGGGGGCGGGGCTGTGGATGCTGCGCCGCACCGGACGGCTGCTGGTGCTGCAGACCGCATGA